The genomic window CAATCTGTGTCATTGTAGGTTGTTTTGCATCAGTCGTAGCACTGTTTTCAACGATGACTTCAGCCATATTGAACAACAAATATGCTCTTCTCATATGACTAGCTGATGTGATCAAAGTAGCACTAGTAGCCTTATCATTGTTCAAGTCACGAATTGAGAACAATGCATTTTCAACTGTGTTAGTCGACAAGTCTTCTTTTTCGATCCGGTTCTTGTTGATTCCTTTAGAAACTAACCATTTTTGCATAGCTGCAGCTTCAGTGACGCCATCTTGAGGAACACCACCAGAAACCATGATCTTTGACTTAGGATATTTCTTAGCAGCCTTCAAAGTAACGTTCAAACGGTCCAACATCGTTTTTTGCATCTTGCCATCTTTACCCAAAGCATAGCCAAGCACAACAAAGTAATGATGACTATCTTTTGGTAAGTTGCTAGGAACCTTAGTATTGATGTCCAAGTTTTGAATATTATCAGCTTGATGAATGGCATCAGTAAAAGTAGCCGTCTTGGTAGGATTTTGAGCCTCTAATTGACTAATGTTCTCATTATAAGTTTGGTCATCCCCATTAGCGTGAGCAAAAGCAGCCAACTTCAAACGAGCGTTGTAATTCTTAGGATGCACCTTCAAAATATTTTTCCAAATGTCATTAGCTTTAGAATTCTTATCTTCCATCCGATAGGTAGAAGCCAAGTCCATCTGCAAATTAGTATCTTGCGGATCTAATTTAATAGCCTGCTTGAAAAGATGTTCCATGATTCCAAAGTTACTTTTGATAGTAACCCCTTTGAAAATCTTCTTCTCATTTTTCTTAAGCTGACCACCATTCCAATAGTAGTAAATAGCAGTATTAGTCAGATCAGACACACGCTGTTTAGTCGGCATCGTAGATTGAACATTTTGCTCAACCTTCTCAGCTTGCTTTTGAGAAGTAACAGCAGCCTGAACCGGAGCCGGTACAACAAAAGATAAAATAATAGCAGAAAAAAGCAGTTTCTTAGAAAACTTCATAATAACCTCCCCATAATTCCCAAAAATATTATTCCATTAATAAAATAACACTGAAATCACCAACAAATTAAAACGCTTACAAATTTTAAAGAAAATCAAATAAAACCATGACGTATGAAGTTATGGGATACGTAAATTTTCGCTCAAAGGGGGCCTTTAGGGATTCTAATCAAAGGGTAACAAATAATACGAGTGATTCGTGGGAAAGAAACGAACCAGATCCAAAATAATAAAAAGACAAAATAACCAAAATTGGTTACTTTGCCTTCAGCCTGAGACCGTGATAATCACAATCTCCTTTTATTTAGTGTAAATATTTACCCTTATAATCCTATGGTTAACACTGACGTTGTATATACATGGCTATCATCATCCAGCAATAACCAGACGTTGTTACCTATTTGATAGTAGTCTTTTTCTTGATTATCTTTATCAAAACATGTGGCCAGCACATCAGTTTTCCAACTAGAGTCCATAGAAACAAAAGTATTTTTTATAGGAACCATTTCACCATTTTTTAATGAATACACTTGGGCCTTATATCCTCTTACATTAACGTTTGTACCATTCGTATTATTTCCTACCCCAGTATATTTAATTGTTGATGAGACGTTACTGACAGTGTCGAAATTGTTAGTGACGCTTGCAGCGTTAGATAGATTTGGAAATAAAAATGCAAGAAATACTATTAATGCCAAAAATAAACTATATATAATTTTTTTCATATTTTCTCCCCCAAAGAGAACATACAACACTTAATCACGTTAATCAAACTAAAAATCAATAATTTAATGGTAATCTGTTGCAAAATTTGACATTTTTAGAGATCCCTAACATAGTATTTAACCTTAGGTTTTAGAACAAAGAATTTGAACAAGAAATGCGTTAAATATTTTAAAAATAGAGGGGCAAAGTGTTCGGATAAACAAAAAATTTGCGCAATAAACATTCAATATTCAATCCCTCTCTAAAAGCACCCTCTGACAAATAATTACATAGAGACCCCACCAGAAAAAATTCTCAACAAAAACTAGTCGGAGGGATGGGATTGCGTTTGGCCCAAGTAGAGAGATTCCTCTTAGCAATGCGAAGCAGTGCTTAGTGGAAGGTGCAGCTTGAAGATTGGCGCGGTCTTTGCGGTAAGCTCCAAGTGTACCCTCTACGTTCCGGTGCCAATTCAGCAATCCCATCCCTCCGGCGGCAGTGGAACTCCAAACAAAGGAACATACGTCGCCCTTGGCGCGTGCGCCACTGTCTAAAGTGTTGGCTACGCCAACGAACGATCAAGGAAGAAAAAAAGCTGACCAGATTACTCTGGTCAGCTCTATACTGCTTTTAATAACTATTAATTATTTAGCAGCTTTTTCATCACGGCTCTTCAAAAATTCGATAACTTTTTGTGTTTGTGCCTTACGTGTTTCTGTATTAGCGGCATTAACGGGACGGCGGTGACCTGTCATACCTTTATGTGTATTTTGTGACATCTGAAATCCCTCCTCCCTTTCTTTAAATTCTTAATATCAACCATACCATTATAATTGGATACCAAGAATAATTCAACAAGTTTTTTCAGTCAAATATCATTGTAACCATTAACAACCCCATTTGACAACAACTTTTTCAAGGAAGAATTTATTACCACAAATTAATTCTTGATCCGATCAAACCAAGATTGGATATCATCATCAGCCTCCAGACCTTCAACAACATGCAAAGACCCTGCCATATCAGCGAAGTTCCCTTCATATTTATCAAATGAACCCGCGTCCGTATAAAACGGAGCCACAGTCCCTTGGAATCCTTGAATAACTTGTAAAAAGCTATCCACTGGCGAAGATGGGGCATTGCTCCACACTGGACCACCAACTAATATAGTTTGGTAATCATTCAAATTATTGACTTGATCTGTCAATTTAGGCAAATTGTGATCTTTGATCTGCTTAGTTGCAATATCTGAAGTTTCGTACATATCTTGAGAAAAAGTACCTTCGGGCACCTTGATCTCAAAAATATCTGAATCTCCGATCACCACTGCTATTTTTTCAGCTAATCTCTTTGTACTACCTGACCACGAATAATATGCAATCAATGTTTTTTTAGACATATCAAAGTCCCCCTTGTTACTTACAGGAGAAACTTTACACCTTACAGTGGACTTTAAGGCAAATCATTTTTAAAAAATTATTTCTCGCTTTGGTCTCCGCCCTTGTCCTTAACTCTAAAGGCAATGATAAATCCAAGGATAGCGAGAACTAGTGTGAATGTGAATCCATAATGTGCACCATTAGTAAATGCTAGTGCTTCTGAATGACCGCCATTAGCTAAATAATTAGCTTGACCGGTACTCAAAAGAATCGTGGCAATACCGGTAGCAACGGCTCCGATAACTTGTTGGAACGTGTTGATAATGGCAGAACCATCGGCTGATTGATATTCATCAAGTGAATTCAATCCATAAGTCTGTGATGGTGACATAGCCATTGGTACACCGATCATCAAAATGATGTGAGCGGCAATAATGTATCCCAGTGAACTGTGAACGCCACTGAAAATCAACATCAATGAACCAATTACAGAAATCAAAAATCCTAAACGAGACATGATTTTTGCACCAATGTGGTCATAGGCACGACCGGCGACAAATGATGTTACCGCGTTGATAACGCCACCTGGCAACATAACGACACCAGTCAAAGCAACGGCCACGCCTAGTCCATTTTGCAAGTACATTGGCAACAAATACATTGCTGAAAGTGTGATACCAAAATCAATCATTACTAGAATCGAACCAGTTACAAATCTTGGAGTTTTCAAAACTTTGAAATCCAAAGTTGGAGTTTCAGCATGCAATTGCTGTCTGATATAAATCACTAAGAAAATCAAACCAATTACCAATGCAACAATTGCGATTGGCAGATTTTTACTCAAGAAACTAATTCCGAATACGATCAGACCAAAACTAATAGTTGATAGACAAATTGCTAACCAATCAACTTTTGGCTTAGTAACTTCGAAAACCTTCGTCAGATTTTTTTCCATGAATGCCAAGGCAATCAATAAGAAAATAATGAATGACCAAAAGATCCAGCGCCATGATAAAGCACCCAACAAGATACCAGCTAAAGTAGGTCCGATGGCAGGTGCAAACATGATAACTAATGCGGCTACACCCAGGGCAGCGCCTAGTTTATTTGGTGGGAAGGTCCGCATGGCAATCGAGAACATTAGCGGCAAAATAATTCCGGTACCGATACCTTGAATCATTCGACCCGCTAGAAGCATGCCGAAATCTACGGCCAATGCAGAAATAATTGAACCAACGATAAAAATCAATAGTCCAAAACGGACCAAGCCACGAGTTGAAAAATGTTTCGTCAGTAAGCTTGAAAGTGGCAAGACAATCGCAATTACTAGCATGTAGCCAGTAACTAGCCACTGAGCAGTGCCAGTTTCAATTGAAAAAGCCTTCATGATAGATGGCAAAGCGATATTTAGTGATGTTTCACTTAACATACCGACAAATCCACCGATCAGAACACCCATTAATGCTAAATAAGGATGTTGTAAATTTGTTTTAATTTCTTTTTTATTAGTAGAACTCATCTAAATCCCCCAATTCGTTACAACGGTTGATTAATATAACAGAAAAAAATTTTTTTCGTAAGTTAAATTTTCCTTAACAACAAAATATTGTGTTTTGAGAACAAAAAAATACCATTCGCTTTCACGAATGGCAAAATTTAAATCTATATTAATACCAAGCTGGCTTGTCGCCATCTGTATTTGGCTTATTAACACCAATTGATTCTTTACTGAATTTATCAGGTACTTGTGCGATGTCAACAACGATTTGAGCGATTGACTTTCTTGATACTTCTGTACCCTTGAAAGTTTCACCCTTTTGAGTTGTTTCGTAATCTACTTCATCCTTGTTAGTTAACCATGCTGGACGGATAACTGTGTAATCCAAATCAGAATCTTCAATTACTTTAGCAGCAGCTGCGTAGTTTGTGATGTAGCTACCTAAAGTCTTGTTGTTCCATTCTCCGAACTTGCCAGGTACTTCATCGTAAATACCTAGAGTTGAGATCCAAACTAGGCGTTTTACGCCTGCTTGATCCATTGCCTTAACGACGTCTTGAGCTTGTTCTTCGATATTGCCACCAGCTAAGTTAGCATAAACCATATCGATGTCTTTCATTGAATCAACTAATTTTTCTACATCGGTCGTGTCACCATCAATTAGTTCGATTCTGTCTTCAAATGCAGCAGCCTTGTCGCGTAATCTGTCTGAACGTCTAAGATACAACTTCAAGTTGTCCCCTGTTGAATCTAAAAAGATATTTTCAGCCAATTTTGCGATTTGGCCGTTTGCGCCTAAAACTAAAATGTTTGCCATATTCAGAATCTCCCGTCTTTATTTGTCTACTATCAATATAAGGTAGCGCATACATAAATTCAAAAATTGTTTCTCGTTTTAATCGAGATACACATATTATTACAAGTTTAATGTTTACAATAACAATATATTAGAAATTGACACTTTGTTGCAGAGCATTCTCTAGACTTGGTCCATATCCTTCGCCAAATAGATTAACATGCGCCAATAAATAATAGCTTTGATACCAAGAAATGCGTTTTTGCCAACCATCGGCAAGTGGATAGACACTTTGATAGCCATCATAAAATTCCTGATTGAAGCCGCCAAACAGCATCGTCATTGCAATATCCATTTCGCGATTGCCAAAAAATACATCTGGATCAAATAAAATCGGTTGATGATCGATCGTAAATCCGACGTTGCCATTCCAGAGGTCGCCATGCATTAAACTAGGTTTCACCGGATTATCTTGATAATATTCCAAAATCAAAGTCTTTAGTTGGTTCATTAAATTGTCGCGGTAGTCATTCCAATAGCCCTTTTGTTGGACTAGTTTTTCCAGGACTTCCAATCTTTGATGAACGTAAAAGTTTCCCCAATTAGATTGCCAGTCATTAATTTTAGGATTTTTGGCATTCAAAATATTGTGATCCAGACCAAATTTATCTGCATGCTTTTGATGCATTTTAGCAACTAATTGTCCCAAATCGTATTGCGAGCCCTGTCCAAATTCGACATATTCCAAAATCAAATATCCATTACCCTTAAATGTTCCCGCTCGAATCGCCTGAGGAGCGCGAGCAACCGAATTGATCAAGTTTAACCCTTCGACTTCATGATCGAAAAAACTAGCGTCATTGTCAGGTTGCACTTTCAAAAAATAATTTCCAGAATCAGATGTGACTTTAAATGCTAAGTTAATATCGCCACCAGAAACTGGTTCAACATTTTTGATATTACCGAGTTTTAATTCTGTATACCATTCTTTGTCAATAAGCATTTCAGTCATCCTTTCGCATATTTCCATATTAGCATGATATAATTTTAAGTGGAAACATAATGGGGCATCAAGGGAGGATACACCTATGTCGAGCAATATCGCTCATTTGATAAAAGTGGCTTCGAATGAGATTTCTCGCAGTGTGAATAATTTTGCATCTGATTATGATTTAACTGGAACGCAGGTCCAAATCATCGATTTTTTGACTAGCATTCCAGAGAATGAAGATGTTTTTCAAAAAGATATTGAGGCTGAATTTAACATTCGCCGCTCTACGGCAACTAATATCCTCAAGATCATGGAGAAAAAGGAATTAATCAAACGTGAATCCGTCGAATCTGATTCAAGGTTGAAAAAGATCATCGTTTTGGATAAGGCTAGAAAGCTTCAAACCAATATTGATGATTTTATGAAACAAAACGATCAACGCATCTTATCTAGTTTGGGTGCGTTTGAGCGTCGAGGATTTTTACATGCGTTACAGAAATTACCAGAAAAACTACAAGATATCGAGCAAAGCGAGGTAGATAAACAATGAAAAAAGTTATTATGGATTGCGATCCCGGAATTGATGACGCAATTGCGTTGACCGTGCTATTGGCACATCCTGAGATTGCTGATGTGATTGGAGTTACTACCGTAGGGGGAAATGTAACTTTAAATTACGTTACGCAAAATGCTAAGAAATTGTTGACCTTCTTAGGTTCTCATGCCGAATTAGCTTCTGGACAAGCTGAGCCATTAGTTAAAGAAATCGAAACTGCTGGCGAGATCCACGGAAAGACAGGTATGGAAGGCTACGAATTTCCAAAGGACAGCCTTGACTATCCATTAACTAGTGAAAATGCTGTGACATTTATTCATGACAAATTAGTTAATAGCGATGAACCAGTTGACATTATCGCCACTGCTCCACTAACTAACATCGCCCTTTTGCTAAAGACTTTCCCAGAAGTTAAGCCAAAGATCGACCATATCTATATTATGGGTGGATCAACTCTTCAAGGAAATATCACTTTAGCTGCTGAATTCAACGCTTATGTTGATCCGGAAGCTGCTAAGATTGTCTTCGACTCTGGTGTCGACATTACCTTGTCAGGTTTGAATTTGACTGAAAACAAGGCCTATATGACAATGGATGAAATTGGTTCGATCAAACACCTTGGCAAGGTCGGCGTCATGGCTAGTTCAATTTTGGACTTCTACGCCAATGCTGAACTTGAAAAGGGTATGACTAAGATTCCAATTCATGATGCTTGTGCCGTTATCAGTATGTTAAAACCTGAATTATTCACTAAGAGCAACGACTACTCGATCGATGTCGGTTTAACAAACGATCAATTCAGAGGTATGACTTATCCAGATAGAAGAGTCTATGCTGAAGAACACAATAAGATCAAAGTTCTTGAAGACGTTGACCGTGAGGCATTCGTTCAATACTTACTAGATGCAATCAAGAGTTACGATAAATAGTTTATGAGCACGTCTGCTGAGGACGTGCTTTTTTGATGTTTTCTTCCATGATCCTTAAATTTACAATTAACTTTATACAAAAAAATTAATATGTACTATAATTAAGCTAACTAGATTTAGGGGGATTACTTAAATGAAGAAATTGAGATCAATTGCAGTCTTAGCTGCCGCAGCATTTATGCTTACACCGCTTTTTTTAACTACAAATGCACAGGCTTCGACTGAAGATGAATTTCCACTTAGACTCACAAACACAACTAATCAAACACAAGTTAACAAAAATGTCTCAACTTATAACATTTCCGACATTACTCGAAACGAACATTTTGATAAAAATAACCTCAGTTACTACATAACTCCAGGAACTGCAATCGGCGTTCAAAGAGATATCCGTGCCGGTGCTTTAACTTGGAATATGGCTACCAAAGTGAAGTTTACTGAGACTAAAACTAAAAATTCTGCAGATATTGTCTTCACAAATAATGGAACTACTAGTGCAGAAAATGGTTTAACTACTAACACCATCAATCGTTCACGTGGATACATCGAAGTTTTATCTTCAAAAATCGATCTTTCCAAAAATACGATCCCTCAAACCACTTTATCTACCATGGGTAAACGAGTTGTTGAACATGAACTAGGTCACGCCTTAGGCTTGAAAGATTCATATTCAGACCAAAACGGAACCATCATGTGGTACAAGACGCCAAACACTGACGTGACACCAAAAGACGTACAAGCAATCAATGTATATTACAAATAATTAACGCAAAAAAGGGAACCAATTCAAAATACGAATTGGTTCCCTTTTTGCGTTAATGCTCAAGCTCTGACCATGTTTTGTCACACGCTCGCTTTTAGTCCATTCCCAACAAGAAAAATCTAACTTTTGGTATTTTGCTAATGATAAATCCGAACAGCAAACAAATTGCTGTTGTGATCAAAAATACTAAGAAAGCATTCGTGATCTTAAAAATTTGTTCCGTCAATTGAATTACTAATCCGTGAGTTAAGTAAACTCCGTACGTCAATGTCGATATTTCAGCGACGTAATGGCGCGTGATTCGATTGATTGGATGCTTCATCGAAAATTTACGGACCATCAAGAAGATCTCCATTGCCAAAATAACTGCCACGATCGATGTGTATCCAATCACTGGAAACTTCCAATGAAATGCCACGTTTTCGATATTTACTACGATCGTAATTGCTAATAATAATATTGTCGCTGCAAAGTCTTCCCAAAAAGTATTAGCTTTGACTTGAATTTTTGACAGCCGATATCCTAACAAGAAATATCCAAAGGTTTGTCCTAAAAATATCATGTTGCTGTTAGGGATATACGTGAAATAAATTCCATATTTGTGTGGCAAAACTTCCACTAAAAACGGAAATAGAATATTGGTAACAAACCAAACTGCCAAAATATAATCGATCAATTTATTACTGGCGTTATCAACAAACGCTTTGATCATCGGCGAAATCAGATAAAATCCAATCAATGGGTACAGGAACCAAAATGGAATAATTGGGAACTGATGATATATCAACAATAGCTTGTTAAACCATGTTCCTACTTTAAATTGCCCCGCAACTTGCATCAAAACGCCCACCGTTATAGCGGACCAAATAATAAACGGTACAACTATTTTGACCAACCGATGCGTCCACAGATATTTAATATCATTCGTGTGTCGACTCGACAAAATCAAAGCCCCGCTGACCATGTAAAAAATCCCCACAGCTGGCGATACTAGTCCGATCAAAACATTCGATATATGCCACTGCAACGACAAAACGTGGTCATTTAAAGTCTCCGCTAATGAATGAGACATGACCACGCCAAGCATTGCAGTGATTTTTAAATAATCAATGTATACTATCCTTTTACTACCCATAAAATCTCCTAAACAAAGTCCACGTAATCCATTCATATATGATTTACTTTTTTACATTGTACAAAAATTTTAACAGTGATTTAGAGTTTTTGAGTTATTTGTAAACGAAATTTAAAAGTTAAAGTTAAAAAAAGGTGGCTAATTCTGATATGAATTAGCTACCTTTTTATGTATGCATCTAACGTTCTCACGTTTTTAAACTGTATGTGCTGAAGAATCTCCACCTTTGACGTTTAAGCCAGAAGGCATATCTTTTTCAGGCAAATTGTCTGCTAGTACTTGATCATGAGCTCTTGTTCCAGCGTAAACATCGTCTTTAAGTGCATTCTTGTGGTACTTAACGATTCTATATACATGTAATACTAGAACTGCAACGTTAGCTAACAATGCAATCAAGCTGACTGTGAACAAGGCTGCATTTGAGTGAGTACTCTGAACTGAGAATTGTGAATTAGTAACAAATGCAGGAACGCTCATTGTGAACATCATCCAAAATGCTAGAGTTTGAGCACGAGCCTGAAGCCATGAACCTTTCTTGATGAAGAAGGCTGCAAAAGTACATGACAATAGTAAGGCTGCACCAGCGTAGAATGAATGGTCACCAACACAGTTGTAAACATAGGCAAAGTTCCAAAGATCGTAAGCAATGATCCATGGCCAGATCTGGTCTGCCCAGATCATATCTTTTTGCTTGTCACGACTGATAATAATTCCGAACCAACCAGTGATCGTAATAATATTGATGATACCAGCGATACCGTTCATGATGTTCCAAGCGCCACCATTCATGAAGACGCCATCGACCATACCGTGCATGCCGTAAACTTGGAAGTCACGAATGACAGCTTCCATAATGTTTACCGACAAAATAATTGGTGGGAACAACAATGCCCACTTATTGGTGCTGAGTTTTTTGATAAATCTTAGAGCCATAAAGCCCAAACACCCAGCTAAAGCTGAATAAACTTTGACCCAGTGGAACCAAGTACCTGTACTGCTTCCGGCTCCTGCTGTCGTTGGCCAAACGAATATTGTTAACAAGATCGGCACAACTACGAATAAAGCTAGTCCGACCCATTTATTTGCACGGGCAGCTTCGTTTAATAACATTAATGCCGCAATAATTGCGATCCACATTAACCAATCTGCCCCTGAAATGCTTTGAAATAAGAACATTATAAACACCTCCAGAAAGGTTTGTTAATCTTTTAACAATTTCATTGTAACCGCTTTCCGGAGTTATTCATATGGACAATCCGGCACGTTTATCCAAATTACTCTTGATTATGTTCCACAACGTTGTCGATCGAACCGCAAAGCATCCGATTCATGCGTTCGCAAAATTCGTCTTTTGATTCATTCATATTGGAAGTTAACCACTGGATCAATTGACTGCTCAGTGCTAATCCATAAAAATTACCGATCTCATCGCGTAACTTATCGTCGCACTCAGGATGCAAGTCCATCACCACGCCAGTCACCATATCGAAGGCAACGCTGTATAAGAAATGTTCCAGCAATCCCCGATTAACTGATCTAAAAGTATTCAAGCAAAATTTGCGATTGTCATCGATGTAATCTAACAGCAATTTCAAACCATCTAGCCAATTTTGCTGTTTCTTATAAGCTTCAAGCTGCGTCACGATTTCATCTGCATAAATGTATTCCAGCAATTGATTAATGTCGTCAAAATGATAGTAAAAAGTATTTCTAGCAACATTGCCGGCACTGGTCAATTGATTGATCGTAATTTTATCCACAGGTACAGTCTGCATAACTTTTTTCAAAGTTGATGCTAAATGTTTCTTCGTATCCACAGTATCGCCTCCTATTTATGATAAGTACGATGGTTGATGATCATAAATGAACGATAAATTTGCTCTGTAAGGACTAATCTCATTAATTGGTGCGGTAAGGTGAACTTTCCGAAACAAATGCTGTAATCGGCTCTTTTTTTGACCTCAGGACTAACTCCCAATGATCCACCGATTACCAACGTAATGTCGCTAGTTCCATATGTGGATAAGTCGTCGATTTTTTTCGCCAATTCTTCTGAAGTGAGCTCTTTACCCTTGAGGTCGAGCAAAATAACGTATTCTTTATCCTTGATCTTACTGAGGATTCTTTCCCCCTCAACCTCTTTGACATGTTGATCTTGAGCCTCACTCAAATTTTCCGGAGCCTTTTCATCCGGACATTCAATAATCTCAAACTTGCAAAAAGCACTCAAACGCTTGGCATACTCTGCTATACCAGCCTTAAGATACTTCTCTTTTAATTTACCTACAGTAACAAACTTTATATTCATAATAATCTCCTTACATACATAATATATAACTATCCACAACAAGCCAAATGCAAAACTAAATCCGAAAAATTTGTCCACCTGACTTATCCACACTGGATAAATTGTTTGTGTATTTCTGTGGAACGTTTTAAACGTTGTTATATCAGCACTTACAGAAGTTAAAAATGTTAGTTTTTTTAGTTATCCACATTCAGTTTGTGGATTGTGGATAACTTTTTCTACAGCGACATTTCTAAGATTTATCCACTTATCCACAAGTTATTCACAGGTGTGGATATTTTCTTTTTATTCAGTTTCAGAAAACACGAAAAATATACTTACATTTAACATTAATTGTTCAAAAAAAAACGTGAAACCATAAATTAATGGTTTCACGTTGTCATTTTATTCAGTTGTTTTTTGTGTTAAATGAACTTTTACTGTTTGAAGCTTACCATCTCGGTAGAATTGCAACGATGCTGTATCGCCA from Companilactobacillus sp. includes these protein-coding regions:
- a CDS encoding ElyC/SanA/YdcF family protein translates to MKFSKKLLFSAIILSFVVPAPVQAAVTSQKQAEKVEQNVQSTMPTKQRVSDLTNTAIYYYWNGGQLKKNEKKIFKGVTIKSNFGIMEHLFKQAIKLDPQDTNLQMDLASTYRMEDKNSKANDIWKNILKVHPKNYNARLKLAAFAHANGDDQTYNENISQLEAQNPTKTATFTDAIHQADNIQNLDINTKVPSNLPKDSHHYFVVLGYALGKDGKMQKTMLDRLNVTLKAAKKYPKSKIMVSGGVPQDGVTEAAAMQKWLVSKGINKNRIEKEDLSTNTVENALFSIRDLNNDKATSATLITSASHMRRAYLLFNMAEVIVENSATTDAKQPTMTQIASVDDKKVLHKVESAEKNAIMDDVLRINGVWQLPGLQR
- a CDS encoding flavodoxin, producing the protein MSKKTLIAYYSWSGSTKRLAEKIAVVIGDSDIFEIKVPEGTFSQDMYETSDIATKQIKDHNLPKLTDQVNNLNDYQTILVGGPVWSNAPSSPVDSFLQVIQGFQGTVAPFYTDAGSFDKYEGNFADMAGSLHVVEGLEADDDIQSWFDRIKN
- a CDS encoding DHA2 family efflux MFS transporter permease subunit; translated protein: MSSTNKKEIKTNLQHPYLALMGVLIGGFVGMLSETSLNIALPSIMKAFSIETGTAQWLVTGYMLVIAIVLPLSSLLTKHFSTRGLVRFGLLIFIVGSIISALAVDFGMLLAGRMIQGIGTGIILPLMFSIAMRTFPPNKLGAALGVAALVIMFAPAIGPTLAGILLGALSWRWIFWSFIIFLLIALAFMEKNLTKVFEVTKPKVDWLAICLSTISFGLIVFGISFLSKNLPIAIVALVIGLIFLVIYIRQQLHAETPTLDFKVLKTPRFVTGSILVMIDFGITLSAMYLLPMYLQNGLGVAVALTGVVMLPGGVINAVTSFVAGRAYDHIGAKIMSRLGFLISVIGSLMLIFSGVHSSLGYIIAAHIILMIGVPMAMSPSQTYGLNSLDEYQSADGSAIINTFQQVIGAVATGIATILLSTGQANYLANGGHSEALAFTNGAHYGFTFTLVLAILGFIIAFRVKDKGGDQSEK
- a CDS encoding SDR family oxidoreductase gives rise to the protein MANILVLGANGQIAKLAENIFLDSTGDNLKLYLRRSDRLRDKAAAFEDRIELIDGDTTDVEKLVDSMKDIDMVYANLAGGNIEEQAQDVVKAMDQAGVKRLVWISTLGIYDEVPGKFGEWNNKTLGSYITNYAAAAKVIEDSDLDYTVIRPAWLTNKDEVDYETTQKGETFKGTEVSRKSIAQIVVDIAQVPDKFSKESIGVNKPNTDGDKPAWY
- a CDS encoding fructosamine kinase family protein, encoding MLIDKEWYTELKLGNIKNVEPVSGGDINLAFKVTSDSGNYFLKVQPDNDASFFDHEVEGLNLINSVARAPQAIRAGTFKGNGYLILEYVEFGQGSQYDLGQLVAKMHQKHADKFGLDHNILNAKNPKINDWQSNWGNFYVHQRLEVLEKLVQQKGYWNDYRDNLMNQLKTLILEYYQDNPVKPSLMHGDLWNGNVGFTIDHQPILFDPDVFFGNREMDIAMTMLFGGFNQEFYDGYQSVYPLADGWQKRISWYQSYYLLAHVNLFGEGYGPSLENALQQSVNF
- a CDS encoding MarR family winged helix-turn-helix transcriptional regulator, producing the protein MSSNIAHLIKVASNEISRSVNNFASDYDLTGTQVQIIDFLTSIPENEDVFQKDIEAEFNIRRSTATNILKIMEKKELIKRESVESDSRLKKIIVLDKARKLQTNIDDFMKQNDQRILSSLGAFERRGFLHALQKLPEKLQDIEQSEVDKQ
- a CDS encoding nucleoside hydrolase; the protein is MKKVIMDCDPGIDDAIALTVLLAHPEIADVIGVTTVGGNVTLNYVTQNAKKLLTFLGSHAELASGQAEPLVKEIETAGEIHGKTGMEGYEFPKDSLDYPLTSENAVTFIHDKLVNSDEPVDIIATAPLTNIALLLKTFPEVKPKIDHIYIMGGSTLQGNITLAAEFNAYVDPEAAKIVFDSGVDITLSGLNLTENKAYMTMDEIGSIKHLGKVGVMASSILDFYANAELEKGMTKIPIHDACAVISMLKPELFTKSNDYSIDVGLTNDQFRGMTYPDRRVYAEEHNKIKVLEDVDREAFVQYLLDAIKSYDK
- a CDS encoding matrixin family metalloprotease gives rise to the protein MKKLRSIAVLAAAAFMLTPLFLTTNAQASTEDEFPLRLTNTTNQTQVNKNVSTYNISDITRNEHFDKNNLSYYITPGTAIGVQRDIRAGALTWNMATKVKFTETKTKNSADIVFTNNGTTSAENGLTTNTINRSRGYIEVLSSKIDLSKNTIPQTTLSTMGKRVVEHELGHALGLKDSYSDQNGTIMWYKTPNTDVTPKDVQAINVYYK
- a CDS encoding acyltransferase; amino-acid sequence: MGSKRIVYIDYLKITAMLGVVMSHSLAETLNDHVLSLQWHISNVLIGLVSPAVGIFYMVSGALILSSRHTNDIKYLWTHRLVKIVVPFIIWSAITVGVLMQVAGQFKVGTWFNKLLLIYHQFPIIPFWFLYPLIGFYLISPMIKAFVDNASNKLIDYILAVWFVTNILFPFLVEVLPHKYGIYFTYIPNSNMIFLGQTFGYFLLGYRLSKIQVKANTFWEDFAATILLLAITIVVNIENVAFHWKFPVIGYTSIVAVILAMEIFLMVRKFSMKHPINRITRHYVAEISTLTYGVYLTHGLVIQLTEQIFKITNAFLVFLITTAICLLFGFIISKIPKVRFFLLGMD
- a CDS encoding DUF5692 family protein; translated protein: MFLFQSISGADWLMWIAIIAALMLLNEAARANKWVGLALFVVVPILLTIFVWPTTAGAGSSTGTWFHWVKVYSALAGCLGFMALRFIKKLSTNKWALLFPPIILSVNIMEAVIRDFQVYGMHGMVDGVFMNGGAWNIMNGIAGIINIITITGWFGIIISRDKQKDMIWADQIWPWIIAYDLWNFAYVYNCVGDHSFYAGAALLLSCTFAAFFIKKGSWLQARAQTLAFWMMFTMSVPAFVTNSQFSVQSTHSNAALFTVSLIALLANVAVLVLHVYRIVKYHKNALKDDVYAGTRAHDQVLADNLPEKDMPSGLNVKGGDSSAHTV